The genomic region ATGatatttaatctttatttttaaatttattataatttaatcacCCTTCTTTTATAATGTTATAAATTAGTTCAAATAAGTAACACCATTaactatttatattaaaataccgatgtagatttttttaaaagaacATCGATTTCTTGTCATCATTTTAATTAAAACTCTCTTTCTAGTGGTTGAAGGTTAAGAGCTTTAGCATTTTAGCCTCTACGTTTAAGGTTTGAGCGCTTCAATCAAAATAGTTAAAAGTAGAAACTATTtggattaattaaaaatattcataaaattagtgatcaaattatgtcaaattaaaatacaaatacTAGCTAACCGAGTCATCGTTGTAATAATAAAAAGAACTTGCAAAGATTTCAAGTTTTGATTGACACCAAATTCAAGGATCAGATTCTCTAACAACCCTAAAATTATCTcgataaaagaaaaaaatcgttaattaaaataattaaatatattaattatttagattaattactaacattataaaaataaattgatcaaattatgtaAATTTAAAATACAGAAGCCATTATTATAATAGTGAAAAGAATTTGCATCGATTTTAATCTTGGTTGACACCAAATCCAGGGATCAAATCCTCATACAACTCTTATCCCTACtctaataaaagaaaaaggatagagactaaatcttaaattcaaacataataaagGACTAAAACCAAAATTTGACCATCTAATATGGTAAAACTGCTATGAAATCCCGTATTTGGTTGGAGTAAAATTGTCTTTTGCACATTTTTAtcgaaatgagtaaattattgtATGTATCACATTTAtctatttctattattaaaaaataatgaaataattatatttgataaattttaattttgataataaaatgaataaaaatttgaCGAGATGGTtatgtaaaatttttttattaaaaggtGACGGATACTTTTATTAACAAAATCTCTGCTTTTTTTTTCCATCTCTACAAGGAACAAAAACCGATCCAAAACAACCTCAAAATCAAAGCTCAAGCCACCGTAAAACACCAAAAAAAACCCAAACATGGATCAACAACAACACGAAGAACAACCATCCACATCTCcgacatcatcatcatcatcgtaCACCTTGTTCTTGAAAATAATGAGCAAAAGAAGAACATGGGTATTCCTCTTCGTATTAGTTTACGCTATCCTTTTAGATTCTTCATGGAATTTCCTCAAATCCATACTTTCTTGGTACCACCAAAACCAAGGCCGGTATCAATCACCCGGTTGGCCTGCCCTGTATGCTTCCGTCCTTCTCGGTGGGGTTTTTGGGTTGATTTCTATGGCTGCGGCGGTGGCTGTGGCGGTGCCGGCTACTATGGTGACGTGGATAACGGTGGTCGTTTTGCTTGCTTTCTTTGGGAAACCAAAACGGACGTTGGTGGCTGAAGGGAAGAAGATTACTAAAGAGATCGCGGGCTCCGTTTTTAAGACTTTGTTGACGGAAGGGAACGTCGTGGCTGTTGTTTGTGCCGTTTTGGGTTACTATGTACTTGTGAGGAACAACAATGGTGAATGATTTAATTCTTTTTGGGTTAATATATTGTTTGTTATCTAAGTTTGGTTTAGTATTCAATTTAGTACTTGAGCTCTTTCTATCCCAATTTATTACCTGATTTTGACTTCAATATTCACTTTAGTACATAAGTTTTTTGTCCCACTTAAATACCTAAATTTAATTTCAATGTTTCactttggtacttgagttttctTTTTATTCCAATTAAGTACTTATGTTTTTTAGGTAAAAGTGTCATGGAGGCCCTTGTACTAGGAGTCAATTTGCATTTTATCCTCTTTACTCAAAAAATAGATAAAGTAGTCATTATATGTCAGACCAaagagtaaaataataatttttgtttaaaatttcatcgatttctactattaaaatttGACGTAGTTAGCGAAATAACCATACAGTTAACATGGCATGACACATGTACCTTATGCTGGTGTATAGAGATCAATTTTTAACCTTAAATGGATAGAATTTTTAATAGAATGGCCAATTCGCTCTTTAATCTAAAGTACGGAGACTAATATGTCTATTTTTTAAGTAGAGAGCGCAAAATGCAATACGACTCTTAGTACAAGGGCGTCCATGATATTTTTGCTACATTCTTTTATTACAGTACATGTGTCAAACATTCATTTGGCATGACATGGTTTGGTCTAGGtatcaaattgaacattgaagccTAACTCATGTGCTAAATTGGGACAAAAATGTTTAGGTACCTAACTGAACGTTAAAGCTAAACTCAAGTACCAAATGATATATTAATCATTTTTATATAAAGAAAAGTAGGATATCTTCATTTATGGAACATGAAATTTGTGTAAAGTAGaaatttaaatgaaatatgaaattaagttATTTGTCACATCAAGTGTGGCTAAATGGAgctaaatgattaaattgttaaTTGTTTAAAGGAATTGAAAACCTTATTTTGGGAAAGTTACCACTTTGG from Gossypium arboreum isolate Shixiya-1 chromosome 1, ASM2569848v2, whole genome shotgun sequence harbors:
- the LOC108482637 gene encoding uncharacterized protein LOC108482637 encodes the protein MDQQQHEEQPSTSPTSSSSSYTLFLKIMSKRRTWVFLFVLVYAILLDSSWNFLKSILSWYHQNQGRYQSPGWPALYASVLLGGVFGLISMAAAVAVAVPATMVTWITVVVLLAFFGKPKRTLVAEGKKITKEIAGSVFKTLLTEGNVVAVVCAVLGYYVLVRNNNGE